The Brassica oleracea var. oleracea cultivar TO1000 chromosome C6, BOL, whole genome shotgun sequence genome includes a region encoding these proteins:
- the LOC106296735 gene encoding NADP-specific glutamate dehydrogenase-like, which produces MFGPTGGLGMNPSMDEMNLLQQAQRQQLVVSNLGEEIDLEIGPGEDEAAFATSSLIREPSAGEHDETKHMVLVSDLPSEDQDTSKGQTSAKRKKKVVKRWREEWADTYKWAYVDMKDGTARIFCSVCREYGRKHRRNPYGNEGSRNMQMSALEEHNNSLLHKEALRLQTASKDKIVVDKPIYVKTLMSKSAGSIVEGALKRDPNEIEFIQSVQECVHALERVIAKNSHYVNIMERLLEPERMIVFRVPWIDDRGETHVNRGFRVQFNQAPGPCRGGIRFHPSMNLSIAKFLGFQQTLKNALSPYKLGGASGGSDFDPKGRSDNEIMRFCQSFMNEMYRYMGPDKDLPSEEVGVGTREMGYLFGQYRRLAGQFQGSFTGPRIYWAASSLRTEASGYGVVYFARLMLADMNKEIKGLRCVVSGCGKIAMHVVEKLIACGAHPVTVSDSKGYLVDDDGFDYMKLAFLREIKSQQRSLRDYSKTYARAKYFDEVKPWNERCDVAFPCASQNEVDQADAINLVNAGCRLLVEGSNMPCTAEAVDVFRKANVLIAPAIAAGAGGVAAGEIEVLRESNSMQWSAEDFESRLQEALKQTYEKALKAANDFGYQKESPEALLHGATIAAFLNIAQAMADQGCV; this is translated from the exons ATGTTCGGACCAACAGGCGGCTTGGGGATGAATCCCTCAATGGATGAAATGAACTTACTCCAGCAAGCACAAAGGCAGCAGCTCGTTGTAAGCAACCTTGGGGAAGAGATCGATTTAGAAATTGGACCTGGAGAGGATGAAGCCGCTTTCGCCACCAGTTCATTGATACGGGAGCCCTCCGCTGGGGAACATGATGAGACAAAGCATATGGTTCTGGTCTCCGACCTGCCGAGCGAGGATCAGGATACGTCAAAGGGGCAGACGTCGGCGAAGAGAAAGAAGAAAGTTGTTAAACGGTGGAGAGAGGAGTGGGCTGACACTTACAAGTGGGCTTATGTTGATATGAAGGATGGAACGGCGAGGATATTCTGTTCTGTCTGCAGAGAGTATGGTAGAAAGCATAGGAGGAATCCGTACGGAAACGAAGGGAGTAGAAACATGCAGATGAGTGCGTTGGAAGAACACAACAATAGTTTGCTGCACAAAGAGGCTCTCCGTCTCCAAACGGCTTCCAAAGACAAGATTGTTGTTGACAAACCCATTTATGTGAAGA CTCTTATGTCGAAGAGTGCTGGTTCAATCGTTGAAGGTGCCCTGAAACGAGATCCCAATGAGATTGAGTTTATTCAGTCTGTACAAGAATGTGTGCATGCTCTAGAGCGGGTAATTGCAAAAAACTCTCA TTATGTCAACATCATGGAGCGGCTATTAGAACCTGAACGTATGATAGTGTTCCGAGTTCCTTGGATTGATGACCGTGGTGAAACACATGTAAACCGAGGCTTTAGAGTTCAGTTCAATCAAGCACCGGGCCCATGTAGAGGAGGTATTCGATTTCATCCATCCATGAACTTAAGCATCGCCAAATTCCTTGGCTTTCAACAG ACTTTGAAAAATGCTCTGTCACCATATAAACTTGGAGGGGCTTCCGGTGGAAGCGACTTTGATCCTAAAGGAAGAAGTGACAATGAG ATTATGAGATTTTGCCAAAGTTTCATGAATGAGATGTATAGATACATGGGTCCGGACAAA GATCTTCCATCAGAGGAGGTTGGTGTTGGTACTCGGGAAATGGGATATCTTTTTGGACAATACAGACGACTCGCTGGTCAGTTTCAG GGAAGTTTTACAGGACCCCGGATATATTGGGCTGCTTCTAGCCTCAGAACTGAAGCTAGTGGCTATGGTGTG GTGTACTTTGCACGACTTATGCTTGCAGATATGAACAAAGAAATTAAGGGACTAAG ATGTGTTGTGAGCGGTTGCGGGAAGATTGCGATGCATGTTGTTGAGAAGCTAATTGCTTGTGGTGCCCATCCGGTTACTGTTTCAG ATTCAAAGGGATATTTGGTGGACGACGACGGATTTGATTATATGAAACTTGCATTCTTGAGAGAGATAAAATCCCAACAGAGAAGTCTGAG AGACTATTCAAAGACCTATGCAAGGGCGAAATATTTTGATGAAGTGAAGCCGTGGAATGAAAGGTGTGATGTGGCGTTCCCTTGTGCTTCTCAGAACGAAGTTGATCAAGCAGATGCTATTAATCTGGTCAATGCAGGCTGTCGCTTACTGGTAGAAG GTTCAAACATGCCGTGTACAGCTGAAGCAGTTGATGTTTTCAGAAAGGCAAATGTTCTGATTGCTCCTGCCATTGCTGCTGGAGCTGGAGGA GTTGCTGCTGGAGAAATCGAAGTTCTCCGTGAATCTAATTCAATGCAATGGTCAGCAGAAGATTTTGAGTCTAGATTACAG GAAGCACTGAAGCAGACTTATGAAAAGGCTCTTAAAGCAGCAAATGATTTTGGTTATCAGAAAGAAAGTCCAGA GGCACTTTTACACGGAGCAACAATTGCAGCATTCTTGAACATAGCTCAAGCTATGGCAGACCAAGGTTGTGTTTAG